From one Musa acuminata AAA Group cultivar baxijiao chromosome BXJ2-6, Cavendish_Baxijiao_AAA, whole genome shotgun sequence genomic stretch:
- the LOC135615516 gene encoding probable xyloglucan glycosyltransferase 6, whose protein sequence is MSPPPPNYEFQEWWNKERFKAQGLLSPYPSPPAAAAAVDASADAAAVDVSTPTTPAAAGKSRGRSPRQLSWLLLLRLHHSAAILASLPSRFLTLLRTAARRISTATRRPSPVSRLYRLIRAFLVLAVVLLALELVAYFKGWHFSPPSYASSAEALEIVYANWLVIRARYLAPPVQMMVNVCIVLFLVQSVDRVVLVLGCIYIRLRGVKPVAAVDYGSQGDLEVGGAVNVEDYPMVLLQIPMCNEREVYQQSIAAVCIQDWPRERMLIQVLDDSDDMDVQNLIKAEVQKWQQKGVRILYRHRLIRTGYKAGNLKSAMSCDYVKDYEFVAIFDADFQPAPDFLKKTIPHFKGNDDLALVQARWAFVNKDENLLTRLQNINLSFHFEVEQQVNGIFINFFGFNGTAGVWRIKALEESGGWLERTTVEDMDIAVRAHLCGWKFIFLNDVKCLCELPESYEAYKKQQHRWHSGPMQLLRMCFLDILRSKVSFSKRANLIFLFFLLRKLILPFYSFTLFCIILPLSMFLPEAHLPAWVVCYVPGLMSVISILPAPRSFPFIVPYLLFENTMSVTKFNAMISGLFKFGSSYEWIVTKKLGRSSEADLVAYVEQDPEPSIEDGNIHRSSSESGLAELNKLEVTKKAGKTRRNRLYRKELALAFILLTASVRSLLSAQGIHFYFLLFQGITFLAVGLDLIGEQVS, encoded by the exons ATGTCTCCTCCGCCGCCTAACTACGAGTTCCAAGAATGGTGGAACAAGGAGCGGTTCAAGGCCCAGGGTCTCCTCTCCCCCTACCCTTCaccgccggcggcggcggcggccgtggATGCCTCCGCGGATGCCGCCGCCGTCGACGTCAGCACCCCGACTACCCCCGCTGCCGCCGGCAAGTCTCGTGGCCGTAGTCCCCGTCAACTCTCCTGGCTCCTCCTCCTACGCCTTCACCACTCCGCCGCCATCCTTGCCTCCCTCCCCTCCCGCTTCCTCACCCTCCTCCGCACCGCTGCACGCCGGATCTCCACCGCCACTCGCCGCCCCTCCCCTGTGTCCCGTCTCTACCGCCTCATCCGAGCCTTCCTCGTCCTCGCTGTCGTCCTCCTCGCCCTCGAGCTGGTCGCTTACTTCAAGGGCTGGCACTTCAGCCCCCCGTCCTATGCCTCGTCCGCCGAGGCCCTCGAGATCGTCTACGCCAATTGGCTCGTGATCAGGGCCAGGTACCTTGCGCCGCCCGTCCAGATGATGGTCAACGTGTGCATCGTGCTTTTCCTTGTGCAGTCGGTGGATCGGGTGGTTTTGGTGCTCGGATGCATTTATATTAGGCTCCGCGGCGTGAAGCCGGTCGCGGCGGTCGACTATGGAAGCCAGGGAGATTTGGAAGTGGGGGGCGCGGTGAACGTTGAGGACTACCCAATGGTGTTGCTTCAGATCCCGATGTGTAACGAGCGGGAG GTTTACCAGCAATCTATTGCGGCAGTCTGCATCCAGGACTGGCCAAGGGAGAGAATGCTCATCCAGGTGTTGGATGACTCTGATGATATGGATGTGCAAAACCTTATTAAGGCTGAAGTGCAGAAATGGCAGCAAAAAGGAGTGCGCATCTTATACAGGCATCGACTTATCCGCACAGGCTATAAAGCTGGGAACCTAAAGTCTGCTATGAGCTGTGATTATGTGAAAGACTACGAGTTTGTTGCTATATTTGATGCAGATTTTCAGCCAGCACCTGATTTCTTAAAAAAGACAATCCCACATTTTAAG GGGAATGATGATTTAGCATTGGTACAAGCTAGATGGGCCTTTGTAAACAAGGACGAGAACTTGCTCACGAGGCTGCAGAACATAAATTTGTCTTTTCATTTTGAGGTTGAACAGCAAGTTAATGgtatatttatcaatttctttgGCTTCAACGGAACAGCTGGAGTCTGGAGAATAAAAGCTCTTGAAGAATCTGGTGGTTGGTTGGAGCGAACCACTGTTGAGGACATGGATATTGCTGTCCGTGCTCACCTGTGTGGAtggaaatttatttttctcaatgATGTCAAG TGTCTTTGTGAACTGCCAGAATCGTATGAGGCATATAAGAAACAGCAACATAGGTGGCATTCAGGTCCAATGCAGCTACTTCGCATGTGCTTTCTGGACATCCTTCGCTCGAAG GTGAGTTTCTCCAAGAGGgccaacttgatttttcttttcttcctcttgagGAAGCTGATCCTGCCATTCTACTCATTTACTCTATTCTGCATCATTCTCCCTTTGTCGATGTTCCTGCCAGAGGCTCATTTGCCAGCTTGGGTTGTTTGTTATGTCCCTGGTTTAATGTCTGTTATCAGTATACTTCCTGCGCCGAGGTCATTCCCGTTTATAGTCCCATACCTACTTTTTGAGAACACAATGTCTGTCACCAAATTCAATGCTATGATATCGGGACTTTTTAAATTCGGGAGTTCGTACGAGTGGATAGTTACTAAGAAGTTGGGAAGGTCATCGGAGGCAGATTTGGTTGCATATGTCGAACAGGATCCTGagcccagcatagaagatggaaacaTTCATAGGTCATCTTCTGAGTCTGGCCTTGCCGAGTTAAACAAATTGGAGGTAACTAAGAAGGCAGGGAAAACCAGGAGGAACCGTCTATATAGGAAGGAGCTtgctcttgcttttattctgTTAACTGCTTCTGTGAGAAGTCTATTGTCTGCACAGGGGAttcatttttatttcttattgttTCAAGGAATCACATTCCTTGCTGTTGGGCTAGATCTTATTGGGGAGCAGGTGAGCTGA